A single window of Carassius gibelio isolate Cgi1373 ecotype wild population from Czech Republic chromosome A19, carGib1.2-hapl.c, whole genome shotgun sequence DNA harbors:
- the fabp10b gene encoding fatty acid-binding protein, liver isoform X2, protein MAVDFSGRWKLYHQENAEDFLRAISAPEIYIKMMNEVKPLTTIQQNGDEFIICVKTPLRSITNSFSIGSESEFSTMDGQKIKATARLVDGKIVIESEKFTHVREIDGEEMIEKFSAGSVTLIRRSRRV, encoded by the exons ATGGCTGTGGACTTCAGTGGACGCTGGAAACTCTATCACCAGGAGAACGCAGAGGACTTTCTCCGAGCCATCT CCGCTCCAGAGATTTACATTAAAATGATGAATGAAGTCAAACCTCTGACCACCATTCAGCAAAACGGAGATGAATTCATCATCTGCGTGAAAACTCCTCTGAGAAGCATCACGAACAGCTTCAGCATCGGCTCAGAGAGCGAGTTCAGCACGATGGACGGACAGAAGATCAAG GCTACAGCTCGACTCGTCGATGGAAAGATTGTGATTGAATCGGAGAAGTTCACACACGTGAGAGAGATTGATGGAGAGGAGATGATCGAG aAGTTCTCTGCTGGAAGCGTGACTCTCATCAGGAGAAGCAGACGTGTGTAA
- the fabp10b gene encoding fatty acid-binding protein, liver isoform X1, whose protein sequence is MAVDFSGRWKLYHQENAEDFLRAISAPEIYIKMMNEVKPLTTIQQNGDEFIICVKTPLRSITNSFSIGSESEFSTMDGQKIKATARLVDGKIVIESEKFTHVREIDGEEMIEVCRDDVHVFIFIYIYRYNTAVSVCPEVLCWKRDSHQEKQTCVTTLTQPLELLYIITLLYITD, encoded by the exons ATGGCTGTGGACTTCAGTGGACGCTGGAAACTCTATCACCAGGAGAACGCAGAGGACTTTCTCCGAGCCATCT CCGCTCCAGAGATTTACATTAAAATGATGAATGAAGTCAAACCTCTGACCACCATTCAGCAAAACGGAGATGAATTCATCATCTGCGTGAAAACTCCTCTGAGAAGCATCACGAACAGCTTCAGCATCGGCTCAGAGAGCGAGTTCAGCACGATGGACGGACAGAAGATCAAG GCTACAGCTCGACTCGTCGATGGAAAGATTGTGATTGAATCGGAGAAGTTCACACACGTGAGAGAGATTGATGGAGAGGAGATGATCGAGGTCTGTCGAGATGACGttcatgtgtttatattcatatatatatatagatataacactgctgtgtctgtgtgtccagaAGTTCTCTGCTGGAAGCGTGACTCTCATCAGGAGAAGCAGACGTGTGTAACGACTCTAACTCAACCTCTTGAGTTactttacattattacattacttTACATTACTGACTAA